The following coding sequences lie in one Arachis hypogaea cultivar Tifrunner chromosome 4, arahy.Tifrunner.gnm2.J5K5, whole genome shotgun sequence genomic window:
- the LOC112798310 gene encoding zinc finger BED domain-containing protein RICESLEEPER 2-like: MPPPHTGFELSSKIFTLLTEWKVDKKIFSITLDNASFNDTCVEHLKSTLDVHGSLLCGGEFFHVRCSAHILNLIVQDGMKICGDAVYKIRESIKFLRKSESRMVKFKECFEDIEGLECTTALCLDVPTRWNSLYTMLASAIPYKKAFEMYKVKEAGFREYCPSSDEWRRTEKICDFLLPFYETTKLMSGTSYPTSNLYFLQVWQIQLILMNSLKNDEVLIRNMGEKMMIKFKKYWEEYSIVLAFGAVLVPRFKLNTLIHCYNKIDPISAKDKVELVKSKLYKLFEVYDQNSSTTVESSSQLSNNVEAMICTRNWLRGYDDFEEDKDQEDIAKGEGYSSGVGSNDVIDLYEDEDEN, encoded by the exons ATGCCTCCTCCTCACACAGGATTTGAGTTGTCTTCTAAAATCTTTACGCTTTTGACTGAGTGGAAAgttgataaaaagattttttctaTTACTCTGGATAATGCTTCTTTTAACGATACTTGTGTTGAACACTTGAAAAGTACTTTGGATGTGCATGGTTCATTGTTGTGTGGTGGTGAATTCTTTCATGTTCGTTGCTCTGctcatattttaaatcttattgtCCAAGATGGAATGAAAATATGTGGTGATGCAGTGTATAAGATTAGAGAGTCTATTAAGTTTCTGAGAAAATCTGAAAGTCGAATGGTTAAGTTTAAAGAATGTTTTGAAGATATCGAGGGACTTGAGTGTACGACTGCATTATGTTTAGATGTTCCTACTAGGTGGAATTCACTTTATACAATGCTTGCAAGTGCTATTCCTTATAAGAAAGCTTTTGAAATGTATAAAGTAAAAGAAGCTGGGTTTAGGGAGTATTGTCCTTCATCAGATGAGTGGAGAAGAACTGAAAAGATATGTGATTTCTTGTTACCATTTTACGAAACTACCAAGTTGATGTCCGGAACTTCTTACCCAACATCCAACTTGTATTTTTTACAAGTTTGGCAAATCCAGCTTATTTTAATGAATAGTTTGAAGAATGATGAAGTGCTTATAAGGAACATGGGAGAAAAAATGATGATTAAGTTCAAGAAATATTGGGAAGAATACAGTATTGTTCTTGCATTTGGGGCAGTTCTTGTTCCTAGATTTAAACTCAACACTTTGATTCATTGCTATAATAAGATTGATCCTATTAGTGCTAAAGACAAAGTGGAGCTTGTGAAGAGTAAGTTATACAAGCTTTTTGAGGTTTATGACCAAAATTCCTCTACAACTGTAGAGAGTTCTTCCCAACTTTCAA ATAATGTTGAAGCGATGATTTGCACCAGAAATTGGTTACGTGGATATGATGATTTTG AGGAAGATAAAGATCAGGAAGATATTGCAAAAGGAGAAGGCTATTCTTCAGGAGTTGGTTCTAATGATGTTATTGACTtatatgaagatgaagatgaaaattaa
- the LOC140184513 gene encoding zinc finger BED domain-containing protein RICESLEEPER 3-like: MNSETVSNLVTIGVGSEAAPVEVDEPSSKRLRPATSDVWNFFKKLGPDKDGEERAECKGCKKVFKAGGKRYGTSTIKWHLDSCTQIKHEDIGQTIAELQLKMNSLKIDSGVARDMFAGYVVAGDKPFNMVDDRRFRNWVKYISPTLKLPSRNTVKTDIVKVHKREAAKLKKILVSIPNRICLTSDLWTSSTNEGFICLTAHFVDENWKL, encoded by the coding sequence ATGAATTCTGAAACTGTGAGTAACCTTGTTACAATTGGAGTTGGTTCTGAGGCTGCTCCGGTCGAGGTTGATGAACCTAGTTCGAAAAGGCTGAGACCAGCAACCTctgatgtttggaattttttcaaAAAGCTCGGTCCAGATAAGGATGGAGAAGAACGTGCTGAGTGtaaaggatgcaagaaagtgtttAAAGCTGGAGGTAAGCGATATGGCACTTCTACTATAAAATGGCATCTTGATAGTTGTACTCAAATTAAGCATGAAGATATTGGTCAGACTATAGCAGAATTGCAACTTAAAATGAATTCACTTAAGATTGATTCAGGAGTGGCTAGAGATATGTTTGCTGGGTATGTAGTTGCTGGGGATAAGCCTTTTAATATGGTTGATGATAGGAGATTTAGAAATTGGGTGAAATATATTAGTCCAACTTTGAAACTTCCTTCTAGGAATACGGTTAAAACTGACATAGTGAAAGTTCACAAGAGAGAAGCtgcgaaacttaaaaaaattttagtttccaTTCCAAATAGAATTTGCTTAACATCTGATCTTTGGACTTCCAGTaccaatgaggggtttatatgttTGACTGCACATTTTGTTGATGAGAACTGGAAATTATAG